In Haliotis asinina isolate JCU_RB_2024 chromosome 15, JCU_Hal_asi_v2, whole genome shotgun sequence, one DNA window encodes the following:
- the LOC137266258 gene encoding glycine-rich protein-like encodes MMKIVAVLVVCLAVTAFAEPTGLYGAHGMGGLFGGAGVLGYGIGAMHGGFYGGYGYGPYGGMGGLYGGKYGYGLGSLYGGYGGFYGMPGYGIGLGKGIGYY; translated from the exons ATGATGAAGATTGTCGCCGTCCTTGTTGTCTGCTTGGCTGTTACCGCCTTCGCTGAACCAACTGGTCTGTATGGAGCACATGGAATGGGTGGGTTGTTTGGAGGAGCTGGCGTATTAGGCTACGGAATAGGTGCAATGCACGGAGGTTTTTACGGAGGCTACGGCTATGGCCCGTACGGAGGAATGGGCGGTCTGTATGGAGGCAAATACGGATACGGCCTGGGAAGTCTGTATGGAGGCTACGGTGGTTTCTACGGAATGCCAGGATATGGAATCGGATTAGGAAAAG GAATCGGCTATTACTGA